A single genomic interval of Zingiber officinale cultivar Zhangliang chromosome 4A, Zo_v1.1, whole genome shotgun sequence harbors:
- the LOC121970890 gene encoding WEB family protein At3g02930, chloroplastic-like, producing MLSSKARSSIPEASNGKPPSSTTTRVGKVAGNGSTTKSDSTSPSSVAKLSSPLPKSHTFDRFSTSPKLHALLERSSKAVDSKTTIKSSMPSHSSPAVKPRPSVDRSPISVDSKPTIKTTFSLDKPQRSSSRGTELQAKLDALEEELLKAKKELSHAEQEKIRITGDLLEATRLASKADEKLQEAIISKDSAEKSLEIQKFRTDELEQMSIEAAQKMEAAHQEELASIQDQRAMDISALLSMTNELQKVKLDLANVTDEKDAALREADGANKTARSNSEKVKTLSKEMSHLKSLLDSKLDNMNKEAGERIKKLNADTNALQVELERAKTAEEKLPEMEALVGQLRMEITDAKKATADASKEVGELKEAVTLLETKLKEADQSKKSATESLETAREKIHECTTLLQDAETEIADLKRKVKHMEIEVANCKIGLKDSERKLYLSEEEVMSLSETVTVLKDEVKKLEEEKLQALGKDKAAAFGIEKLLKEKDKLNDELKTSKDEVESLKKAMEDLVSALHDKSSEARENQERLLAVQTDMDDSRVQIEQLNSAFKNTEERYEVMLDEARYEIVCLKKNIEKFETGMDNYNAELGAKELKFINDIKKFENEVASLKIEMEKVLTSLNAAEREAQAAKADGAEMTSKLKQAESAAAAAYQATEDAKTETLGLKERLLDKENELQSIAQENADLQIKETAALQKIKELSLLLEETMAKKTDVKIELPENENEHNTLPIIISQDGPKMNEENDKGNYNDDDEDHTDVMPKDFKSEKDHETETDDDDDESRIHNYYGSLEQTNSMAESIGPGIHSFSNMQQQPKKKNGMLHKFGHLLKRGSQKDKSHK from the exons ATGTTGAGCTCCAAGGCTCG ATCTAGCATACCTGAGGCCTCAAATGGCAAGCCTCCATCATCGACGACCACcagggttggcaaggtagctggAAATGGATCGACCACCAAGTCCGATTCCACATCGCCTTCTTCTGTGGCAAAGCTATCTTCTCCTCTTCCAAAGTCACATACTTTTGACCGATTTTCTACTTCACCAAAGCTTCACGCTTTGCTTGAGCGATCATCAAAGGCAGTTGACTCAAAAACGACAATCAAGAGCAGCATGCCTTCTCATTCTTCTCCTGCAGTGAAGCCTCGCCCTTCGGTTGACAGATCGCCAATTTCTGTCGATTCCAAACCAACAATTAAGACCACTTTCTCTCTTGAT AAGCCACAGCGATCATCATCGAGAGGCACCGAGCTGCAGGCAAAGTTGGATGCTCTTGAGGAAGAATTGCTGAAAGCAAAGAAGGAGCTATCTCATGCTGAGCAAGAGAAGATCCGCATCACTGGGGACTTGCTTGAAGCTACGAGATTGGCTAGTAAGGCCGATGAGAAACTCCAAGAGGCAATTATTTCTAAGGATAGTGCTGAGAAGAGCTTGGAGATTCAGAAATTCCGCACCGATGAGTTGGAGCAAATGAGCATTGAAGCTGCACAAAAAATGGAGGCAGCGCATCAGGAAGAACTTGCAAGTATCCAAGATCAACGTGCTATGGATATTTCAGCACTGCTGTCTATGACCAATGAACTGCAGAAAGTGAAGCTTGATTTAGCTAATGTTACAGATGAAAAAGATGCTGCCCTGCGTGAAGCTGATGGTGCAAATAAGACTGCTAGATCGAACTCGGAGAAGGTCAAGACCTTGTCAAAAGAAATGAGCCACTTAAAATCCTTGCTTGACTCCAAGCTGGATAATATGAATAAAGAAGCAGGAGAGCGTATTAAGAAGTTGAATGCTGATACCAATGCTTTGCAAGTTGAGCTTGAAAGAGCTAAGACAGCTGAAGAGAAGTTACCCGAGATGGAAGCACTAGTTGGACAGCTCCGAATGGAGATAACTGATGCAAAGAAAGCTACAGCAGATGCATCCAAGGAAGTTGGAGAACTGAAAGAGGCAGTGACTTTGTTGGAAACTAAGTTGAAGGAAGCTGATCAATCTAAGAAATCTGCAACTGAATCTCTTGAGACTGCAAGAGAAAAGATTCATGAATGCACCACTTTATTGCAAGATGCTGAAACTGAGATTGCTGATCTCAAAAGGAAAGTCAAACACATGGAGATTGAAGTAGCCAATTGCAAAATTGGACTCAAGGATTCAGAGAGAAAGCTTTATTTGTCAGAAGAAGAGGTAATGAGCCTGAGTGAGACGGTTACAGTGCTAAAAGATGAGGTTAAGAAACTGGAGGAGGAGAAATTGCAGGCGCTCGGCAAGGACAAGGCTGCTGCTTTTGGCATTGAGAAACTGTTGAAGGAGAAGGACAAACTCAATGATGAACTTAAGACCAGTAAAGATGAAGTGGAATCTCTTAAAAAGGCAATGGAAGATTTAGTTTCAGCATTGCATGACAAGTCTAGTGAAGCCAGAGAAAATCAAGAAAGGCTTCTAGCAGTGCAAACTGATATGGATGATTCTCGGGTGCAGATAGAGCAATTGAATTCAGCTTTCAAGAACACTGAAGAGAGATACGAGGTCATGCTCGATGAAGCAAGATACGAGATAGTTTGCCTCAAGAAAAATATAGAGAAATTTGAAACTGGAATGGATAATTATAATGCTGAATTGGGTGCAAAAGAGCTAAAATTTATCAATGACATCAAAAAGTTTGAAAATGAAGTTGCTTCCCTCAAGATTGAAATGGAAAAGGTTCTCACTTCACTCAATGCAGCAGAGAGAGAAGCACAAGCTGCAAAGGCAGATGGAGCCGAGATGACAAGCAAGTTGAAACAAGCTGAATCTGCAGCTGCTGCTGCATATCAAGCAACAGAAGATGCAAAGACGGAGACTTTGGGATTGAAGGAAAGGCTGTTGGACAAGGAGAATGAGTTACAGAGCATCGCTCAAGAAAATGCCGATCTTCAGATCAAGGAAACTGCTGCCCTGCAGAAAATCAAAGAGCTTTCTTTGTTGCTCGAGGAGACCATGGCCAAGAAAACTGATGTGAAGATTGAGCTACCGGAGAATGAAAATGAGCACAATACGCTACCAATCATCATTTCTCAGGATGGACCAAAAATGAATGAGGAGAATGATAAAGGAAACTACAACGACGATGACGAAGATCACACAGATGTCATGCCCAAGGACTTCAAATCAGAAAAGGATCATGAGACAGAAACTGACGACGACGATGATGAATCAAGGATTCATAACTATTATGGTAGCCTTGAACAGACAAATAGTATGGCAGAAAGCATTGGCCCAGGGATACACTCATTCTCCAACATGCAGCAGCAGCCCAAGAAAAAGAATGGAATGCTACATAAGTTTGGGCATCTGCTGAAGAGAGGAAGCCAGAAAGACAAAAGCCATAAATAG